The following proteins come from a genomic window of Emys orbicularis isolate rEmyOrb1 chromosome 25, rEmyOrb1.hap1, whole genome shotgun sequence:
- the CASC3 gene encoding protein CASC3 isoform X2 → MADRRRQRASQDSEDESDSAASDSVDSPAGPVRSGSPASPPRPARSVAGTLPAGGRVRGPESAAGAAKSPQESECESEDGIEGDAVLSDYESAEDSEAEEGEYSEEESSKVELKQESNNASESTGKAEKGEEKPDPKGAVTGERQSGDGQESTEPAENKVGKKVPKHLDDDEDRKNPAYIPRKGLFFEHDLRGQAQEEEVRPKGRQRKLWKDEGRWEHDKFREDEQAPKSRQELIALYGYDIRSAHNPDDIKPRRMRKPRFGSPPQREPNWANERQNKPPRPQGSDSDPLPTRTFISRNSTGMGRMPPARNFPRMGGYKENRPSYRAVEANSQHLSRTGEQAKHESSYRARRVEQAPERDPSPEAEIAHVHSSPVKKEEIILESQTPSTDSVQPPPDRPIEKKSYSRARRTRNKVGDAGKLADEVPPPEGLTPVPPKPVPVVTPPPPAKAGSWETPVESSMDGLEQDMTQLNLTEQTWTQGQPPFIQPRELRGIPNHMHMGAGPPPQFNRMEEMGVQGGRAKRYSSQRQRPPVPEPAPPMHISIMEGHYYDPLQFQGPIYTHSETPAPLPPQGMIVQPEMHLPHPGLHPHQTPAPLANPGLYPPPVSMPPGQPPPQQLLAPTYFSPPGVMNFGNPSYPYPPGALPPPPPPHLYPNTQAQAQVYGGVTYYNTVQQQVQPKPSPPRRTSQPVTIKPPPPEVVSRAPVNLSF, encoded by the exons ATGGCGGACAGGCGGCGGCAGCGGGCCTCCCAGGACAGCGAGGACGAGTCCGACTCGGCCGCCTCCGACAGCGTCGATTCCCCGGCCGGCCCGGTCCGCTCCGGCTCCCCCGCCTCGCCCCCGCGACCGGCCCGGAGCGTCGCCGGGACCCTGCCCGCCGGGGGCCGGGTTCGCGGGCCCGAGAGCGCGGCCGGGGCCGCCAAGAGCCCGCAGGAGTCCGAGTGT GAAAGTGAAGATGGCATCGAAGGAGATG CTGTTCTGTCGGATTACGAAAGTGCAGAAGACTCCGAG GCCGAGGAAGGGGAGTACAGCGAGGAGGAAAGCTCAAAGGTGGAGCTGAAGCAGGAGAGTAACAATGCCAGTGAATCCACAGGAAaagcagagaaaggggaagagaaaccTGACCCGAAAGGTGCTGTGACTGGCGAGAGACAAAGCGGGGATGGGCAG GAGAGCACTGAACCGGCTGAGAATAAAGTTGGGAAAAAGGTCCCCAAGCACTTGGATGACGACGAGGATCGGAAGAACCCTGCGTACATACCCCGCAAAGGGCTCTTCTTTGAACATGATCTCCGAGGACAGGCCCAGGAGGAGGAAGTCAG GCCGAAGGGTCGCCAGCGAAAGCTTTGGAAAGATGAGGGCCGCTGGGAACATGACAAATTCCGGGAAGATGAGCAAGCCCCCAAAAGCAGGCAGGAGCTGATTGCACTCTACGGCTATGACATCAGGTCGGCTCACAATCCCGACGACATCAAGCCGAGGAGGATGCGCAAACCACG GTTTGGGAGCCCTCCGCAGCGAGAGCCGAACTGGGCCAACGAGAGGCAAAACAAGCCACCAAGACCCCAGGGCTCTGATAGCGATCCACTGCCGACACGAACCTTCATCAGCCGGAACTCCACGGGCATGGGTAGGATGCCCCCAGCCAGGAACTTTCCAAGGATGGGTGGCTACAAAGAGAACCGTCCAAGCTACCGAGCTGTGGAAGCAAACAGCCAGCACCTCTCTCGAACAGGGGAGCAGGCTAAACACGAAAGCAGTTACCGGGCAAGGCGTGTTGAACAAGCCCCGGAGAGAGACCCCTCTCCTGAAGCTGAGATTGCGCATGTTCACAGCAGCCCTGTCAAGAAGGAAGAGATCATTTTGGAAAGCCAGACCCCAAGTACAGACTCTGTACAGCCACCACCAGATAGACCCATCGAAAAGAAATCCTACTCCCGGGCAAGGAGGACCAGGAATAAAGTTGGCGATGCAGGAAAGCTGGCAGATGAAGTCCCGCCTCCAGAAGGATTGACGCCCGTGCCTCCGAAACCAGTGCCGGTAGTGACGCCCCCTCCGCCTGCAAAGGCCGGTAGTTGGGAGACACCAGTAGAATCCAGCATGGATGGACTTGAACAAGACATGACTCAGTTGAATCTAACCGAGCAGACCTGGACCCAAGGACAGCCTCCGTTCATACAGCCTCGGGAACTTCGGG GTATTCCTAATCATATGCACATGGGAGCTGGACCACCACCTCAGTTTAACAGGATGGAGGAAATG GGAGTACAGGGGGGCCGTGCAAAGCGTTACTCATCCCAGCGTCAGCGGCCACCAGTTCCAGAGCCTGCTCCCCCCATGCACATCAGCATCATGGAAGGGCACTATTATGATCCAC TACAATTCCAGGGACCAATCTACACACACAGCGAGACTCCTGCCCCGTTGCCCCCCCAGGGTATGATTGTACAGCCAGAAATGCATCTCCCACATCCAG GTTTACATCCACACCAGACACCGGCACCTTTGGCTAACCCTGGCTTATATCCTCCACCAGTCTCCATGCCTCCTGGGCAGCCGCCCCCACAGCAGCTGCTCGCACCCACCTATTTCTCCCCTCCCGGAGTCATGAATTTTGGGAATCCCAGCTACCCCTATCCCCCAGGAGCactcccaccaccacctcctccccatctGTATCCCAACACACAG gcccaggcccaggtgTACGGAGGGGTCACCTACTACAACACTGTCCAGCAGCAAGTACAGCCGAAACCTTCACCACCACGAAGAACATCCCAGCCCGTGACTATCAAGCCGCCGCCTCCCGAG GTTGTAAGCAGGGCTCCAGTTAATTTGAGTTTCTAA
- the CASC3 gene encoding protein CASC3 isoform X1, which produces MADRRRQRASQDSEDESDSAASDSVDSPAGPVRSGSPASPPRPARSVAGTLPAGGRVRGPESAAGAAKSPQESECESEDGIEGDAVLSDYESAEDSEAEEGEYSEEESSKVELKQESNNASESTGKAEKGEEKPDPKGAVTGERQSGDGQESTEPAENKVGKKVPKHLDDDEDRKNPAYIPRKGLFFEHDLRGQAQEEEVRPKGRQRKLWKDEGRWEHDKFREDEQAPKSRQELIALYGYDIRSAHNPDDIKPRRMRKPRFGSPPQREPNWANERQNKPPRPQGSDSDPLPTRTFISRNSTGMGRMPPARNFPRMGGYKENRPSYRAVEANSQHLSRTGEQAKHESSYRARRVEQAPERDPSPEAEIAHVHSSPVKKEEIILESQTPSTDSVQPPPDRPIEKKSYSRARRTRNKVGDAGKLADEVPPPEGLTPVPPKPVPVVTPPPPAKAGSWETPVESSMDGLEQDMTQLNLTEQTWTQGQPPFIQPRELRGIPNHMHMGAGPPPQFNRMEEMGVQGGRAKRYSSQRQRPPVPEPAPPMHISIMEGHYYDPLQFQGPIYTHSETPAPLPPQGMIVQPEMHLPHPGLHPHQTPAPLANPGLYPPPVSMPPGQPPPQQLLAPTYFSPPGVMNFGNPSYPYPPGALPPPPPPHLYPNTQAQAQVYGGVTYYNTVQQQVQPKPSPPRRTSQPVTIKPPPPELLVAGCKQGSS; this is translated from the exons ATGGCGGACAGGCGGCGGCAGCGGGCCTCCCAGGACAGCGAGGACGAGTCCGACTCGGCCGCCTCCGACAGCGTCGATTCCCCGGCCGGCCCGGTCCGCTCCGGCTCCCCCGCCTCGCCCCCGCGACCGGCCCGGAGCGTCGCCGGGACCCTGCCCGCCGGGGGCCGGGTTCGCGGGCCCGAGAGCGCGGCCGGGGCCGCCAAGAGCCCGCAGGAGTCCGAGTGT GAAAGTGAAGATGGCATCGAAGGAGATG CTGTTCTGTCGGATTACGAAAGTGCAGAAGACTCCGAG GCCGAGGAAGGGGAGTACAGCGAGGAGGAAAGCTCAAAGGTGGAGCTGAAGCAGGAGAGTAACAATGCCAGTGAATCCACAGGAAaagcagagaaaggggaagagaaaccTGACCCGAAAGGTGCTGTGACTGGCGAGAGACAAAGCGGGGATGGGCAG GAGAGCACTGAACCGGCTGAGAATAAAGTTGGGAAAAAGGTCCCCAAGCACTTGGATGACGACGAGGATCGGAAGAACCCTGCGTACATACCCCGCAAAGGGCTCTTCTTTGAACATGATCTCCGAGGACAGGCCCAGGAGGAGGAAGTCAG GCCGAAGGGTCGCCAGCGAAAGCTTTGGAAAGATGAGGGCCGCTGGGAACATGACAAATTCCGGGAAGATGAGCAAGCCCCCAAAAGCAGGCAGGAGCTGATTGCACTCTACGGCTATGACATCAGGTCGGCTCACAATCCCGACGACATCAAGCCGAGGAGGATGCGCAAACCACG GTTTGGGAGCCCTCCGCAGCGAGAGCCGAACTGGGCCAACGAGAGGCAAAACAAGCCACCAAGACCCCAGGGCTCTGATAGCGATCCACTGCCGACACGAACCTTCATCAGCCGGAACTCCACGGGCATGGGTAGGATGCCCCCAGCCAGGAACTTTCCAAGGATGGGTGGCTACAAAGAGAACCGTCCAAGCTACCGAGCTGTGGAAGCAAACAGCCAGCACCTCTCTCGAACAGGGGAGCAGGCTAAACACGAAAGCAGTTACCGGGCAAGGCGTGTTGAACAAGCCCCGGAGAGAGACCCCTCTCCTGAAGCTGAGATTGCGCATGTTCACAGCAGCCCTGTCAAGAAGGAAGAGATCATTTTGGAAAGCCAGACCCCAAGTACAGACTCTGTACAGCCACCACCAGATAGACCCATCGAAAAGAAATCCTACTCCCGGGCAAGGAGGACCAGGAATAAAGTTGGCGATGCAGGAAAGCTGGCAGATGAAGTCCCGCCTCCAGAAGGATTGACGCCCGTGCCTCCGAAACCAGTGCCGGTAGTGACGCCCCCTCCGCCTGCAAAGGCCGGTAGTTGGGAGACACCAGTAGAATCCAGCATGGATGGACTTGAACAAGACATGACTCAGTTGAATCTAACCGAGCAGACCTGGACCCAAGGACAGCCTCCGTTCATACAGCCTCGGGAACTTCGGG GTATTCCTAATCATATGCACATGGGAGCTGGACCACCACCTCAGTTTAACAGGATGGAGGAAATG GGAGTACAGGGGGGCCGTGCAAAGCGTTACTCATCCCAGCGTCAGCGGCCACCAGTTCCAGAGCCTGCTCCCCCCATGCACATCAGCATCATGGAAGGGCACTATTATGATCCAC TACAATTCCAGGGACCAATCTACACACACAGCGAGACTCCTGCCCCGTTGCCCCCCCAGGGTATGATTGTACAGCCAGAAATGCATCTCCCACATCCAG GTTTACATCCACACCAGACACCGGCACCTTTGGCTAACCCTGGCTTATATCCTCCACCAGTCTCCATGCCTCCTGGGCAGCCGCCCCCACAGCAGCTGCTCGCACCCACCTATTTCTCCCCTCCCGGAGTCATGAATTTTGGGAATCCCAGCTACCCCTATCCCCCAGGAGCactcccaccaccacctcctccccatctGTATCCCAACACACAG gcccaggcccaggtgTACGGAGGGGTCACCTACTACAACACTGTCCAGCAGCAAGTACAGCCGAAACCTTCACCACCACGAAGAACATCCCAGCCCGTGACTATCAAGCCGCCGCCTCCCGAG CTTCTCGTTGCAGGTTGTAAGCAGGGCTCCAGTTAA